A window from Drosophila kikkawai strain 14028-0561.14 chromosome 2L, DkikHiC1v2, whole genome shotgun sequence encodes these proteins:
- the LOC108079572 gene encoding trypsin delta-like — protein MFIKCLLLLLTPSFLSAGHLPRVYPRIIDGIYTDIKEAPWQVSLQLNGEHQCGGSIYDNRTIITAAHCFFSNDNKEIDTHAFSVSVGSTSRFNGTVYGLEKKVHYPGFKVKEFYRNDIAVLRLSNPLVFGDNVQPISLATKEPVAGTIAAATGWGVVHLTFDIWGIGSFYPENLLGIRKRILTLETCQKWYWNNFGEDVLCTDPGVCNGDSGGPLVVNRELVGVMSGMQYLHCNGPAFFANVFHLRGWILSAIKALNSYN, from the coding sequence ATGTTCATCAAGTGTCTACTTTTGCTACTGACACCCAGCTTCCTGTCTGCAGGACATCTTCCTCGAGTGTATCCCCGCATAATTGATGGAATATACACCGACATCAAAGAGGCTCCTTGGCAGGTATCCTTGCAGCTTAATGGAGAGCACCAATGCGGTGGCTCCATATACGACAACAGGACCATCATCACTGCTGCTCACTGCTTTTTTTCGAATGACAATAAGGAAATAGACACTCATGCCTTCTCCGTTAGCGTTGGATCCACATCCAGATTTAATGGAACTGTCTATGGTTTGGAGAAGAAAGTGCATTATCCAGGCTTCAAAGTAAAGGAATTCTATCGGAACGACATTGCTGTCCTGCGATTGAGCAATCCTCTGGTATTTGGCGACAATGTACAACCAATCTCCTTGGCCACAAAGGAACCTGTTGCCGGTACTATTGCAGCTGCCACTGGATGGGGGGTAGTTCACCTTACTTTTGACATCTGGGGTATAGGAAGCTTTTATCCTGAAAATCTTCTAGGAATTCGCAAAAGGATTCTTACTCTTGAAACCTGTCAGAAATGGTATTGGAATAATTTTGGAGAGGATGTTCTTTGCACTGATCCTGGAGTCTGTAATGGAGATTCCGGAGGACCCTTGGTAGTTAACCGAGAACTCGTGGGTGTTATGTCAGGAATGCAGTATTTACATTGCAATGGTCCCGCATTTTTTGCAAATGTCTTCCATCTTCGGGGTTGGATCCTAAGCGCTATTAAGGCTTTAAATAG
- the LOC108079579 gene encoding uncharacterized protein, with protein sequence MAEWQRGMFLISDFSVRGACKRWVDRMKLKKRLRWIVLSKTGSNKKWIPRDQEPQIQHSLMWFWLVLFVGLGVCCLRYTNTRDLRKEDSYCDRSHRLGDMVTHVRRQVLYQEEALDQLEQALDNSSYRNIALVGFSDVGKSHTARSLRENFPWPENVKTLSWRETPSLLRVQSMLKNILLCGQNLILIDDLTPLDGSLVSIINELIRGRKEIAKGSNKSDPDLKQLTSIFMFTLDRQLPEEIVQAEIEALKQLPESHVIIYAALEPSHLKECKDLDVPEKMQQDMRVKWL encoded by the exons ATGGCCGAATGGCAGAGAGGAATGTTTCTTATATCTGACTTTTCAGTCCGTGGAGCTTGCAAACGATGGGTGGATAGGATGAAGCTAAAGAAACGTCTCCGTTGGATTGTTTTGTCCAAGACTGGGAGTAACAAGAAGTGGATACCCCGCGACCAGGAGCCCCAAATCCAACACAGCCTCATGTGGTTTTGGCTGGTGCTCTTCGTCGGCCTGGGAGTGTGTTGCCTGCGCTACACGAACACCAGAGATCTACGAAAAGAGGACAGCTACTGCGATCGTTCTCATCGGCTGGGGGACATGGTGACACATGTCCGTCGTCAGGTTCTGTACCAGGAGGAGGCCCTAGATCAGCTAGAGCAAGCCCTTGATAATAGCTCCTATCGG AACATCGCCTTGGTTGGTTTCTCTGACGTGGGCAAAAGCCACACTGCCCGATCGCTCCGCGAGAACTTTCCGTGGCCCGAAAATGTGAAGACTCTCTCCTGGCGGGAAACTCCCTCCCTGCTGCGTGTCCAGAGCATGCTAAAGAACATCCTCCTCTGCGGACAGAATCTCATCCTGATCGACGACCTGACTCCGCTAGATGGTAGCTTGGTGTCGATCATCAATGAGCTGATCCGTGGACGAAAGGAGATCGCCAAGGGTTCAAATAAATCTGATCCAGATCTCAAGCAGTTGACCTCAATCTTTATGTTCACCTTGGATCGCCAGCTGCCGGAGGAGATTGTCCAGGCGGAAATTGAGGCTCTCAAGCAGCTGCCTGAATCCCATGTGATCATCTATGCTGCTCTGGAACCAAGTCACCTTAAGGAATGCAAGGATCTAGACGTTCCTGAGAAAATGCAGCAGGATATGAGAGTCAAGTGGCTGTGA